The following are from one region of the Silene latifolia isolate original U9 population chromosome 9, ASM4854445v1, whole genome shotgun sequence genome:
- the LOC141599226 gene encoding uncharacterized protein LOC141599226 — protein MQRRNKSGKSSGKNAKVNMLDMDLKDILREHALRFLPAKTLFRSLTVCRDWKLQISTPFFIHNQSVSCRFFSGVFVQPPGAPPYFLSLDQMAYGVPDQQLKFLPEPVDVKSSANGLLCCVGRGPGRAYYVCNPVNQQWKKLPKPSNDHGPNPAIAIVFEPSVLNFIAEFKVVCVFASTDIEEAYEFDIYSSDRDSWKVSSEMYFINSKYLYGRGNAQGFQFGRVMYVDGVVYWSMSCGRTLSLDMRTQKAAESTYGYVYGGYLSPFLGTMDGHLCTAYIRNQSIYVTIIHNRHANTMSSRAREANLNKTHESCLNSEVVKISGHDVPKVLLTWDGIVVFRVGSDVFSHDMKTNKTKALMQGERNITEGYTIVPYVNSLVSLV, from the coding sequence ATGCAGCGAAGAAACAAGTCCGGAAAGTCATCTGGGAAAAATGCCAAGGTTAATATGTTAGACATGGACCTAAAGGACATTCTAAGGGAGCACGCTCTCCGCTTTCTCCCTGCAAAAACACTTTTCAGGTCCCTTACAGTTTGTAGGGACTGGAAACTTCAGATATCAACGCCGTTCTTCATCCATAACCAGTCTGTTTCCTGTAGATTTTTTTCGGGAGTGTTTGTTCAACCTCCCGGGGCCCCGCCTTACTTCCTTTCTCTTGATCAAATGGCTTATGGGGTCCCTGATCAACAACTCAAGTTTTTACCAGAACCAGTTGATGTCAAATCTTCGGCTAATGGGCTACTTTGTTGTGTTGGGCGTGGCCCGGGGCGGGCATACTATGTCTGCAACCCTGTTAATCAACAATGGAAAAAACTTCCTAAGCCTTCCAATGATCACGGGCCTAACCCAGCTATTGCCATTGTGTTTGAACCATCGGTTCTGAATTTTATTGCTGAATTCAAAGTGGTTTGTGTTTTTGCTTCCACCGACATTGAGGAAGCATATGAGTTTGATATATACTCATCTGACAGAGACTCGTGGAAGGTATCTTCCGAGATGTACTTTATCAATTCAAAATATTTGTACGGGAGAGGCAATGCTCAGGGATTTCAGTTTGGGAGAGTGATGTATGTAGACGGGGTTGTGTATTGGTCGATGAGTTGCGGCAGGACTTTAAGTCTTGATATGAGGACACAAAAGGCAGCTGAATCTACCTATGGGTATGTATATGGAGGGTATCTATCACCGTTTTTGGGAACAATGGACGGGCATCTATGCACTGCGTATATTAGGAATCAGTCTATTTATGTGACCATTATTCATAATAGACATGCGAATACAATGTCTTCCAGAGCCCGTGAAGCCAATTTAAACAAAACCCATGAGTCTTGTCTTAATTCTGAGGTTGTCAAAATTAGCGGTCATGATGTTCCTAAAGTTCTGCTCACATGGGACGGTATTGTAGTGTTCCGTGTTGGAAGTGATGTTTTTTCGCATGATATGAAAACAAACAAGACTAAAGCATTGATGCAAGGTGAAAGGAATATCACTGAAGGGTATACAATCGTTCCTTATGTTAACAGCCTTGTGTCCCTTGTGTGA